The following coding sequences are from one Musa acuminata AAA Group cultivar baxijiao chromosome BXJ2-4, Cavendish_Baxijiao_AAA, whole genome shotgun sequence window:
- the LOC103982226 gene encoding probable UDP-arabinose 4-epimerase 1 — MLSNNRRAQPRAGRSWSFSEMDYSDTKQKSHVLNKVFMATIITTMCIIVITQTPCHHEPNMFSIHERGVTHVLVTGGAGYIGSHAALRLLKDSYRVTIVDNLSRGNIGAIKVLQEQFPEPGRLQFIYADLGDARTVNQIFAKNAFDAVMHFAAVAYVGESTLDPLRYYHNITSNTLVLLEAMAAHGVKTLIYSSTCATYGEPKKMPITELTPQVPINPYGKAKKMAEEIILDFSKRSSMAVMILRYFNVIGSDPEGRLGESPRPELREHGRISGACFDAALGIIPGLKVKGNDYITPDGTCVRDYIDVTDLVDAHVKALNKAEPDKVGIYNVGTGKGRSVKEFVEACKKATGVDIKVEYYGRRPGDYAEVYSDPSKINSELNWTAQHTHLLESLKIAWRWQKLHRNGYAPPKAVTY; from the exons ATGCTGTCAAACAACAGAAGAGCTCAGCCCAGGGCTGGTAGATCCTGGTCCTTTTCAG AAATGGATTATTCAGATACAAAGCAGAAGTCTCATGTTCTCAATAAAGTTTTTATGGCTACTATTATCACTACCATGTGCATAATCGTGATCACGCAAACACCCTGTCACCATGAACCTAACATG TTCTCCATTCATGAACGTGGAGTGACTCATGTTTTAGTAACAGGAGGTGCTGGTTATATAGGCTCACATGCTGCACTTCGGCTGTTGAAGGACTCTTATCGAGTAACTATAGTG GATAATCTTTCCAGAGGAAATATTGGAGCCATAAAGGTCCTTCAGGAGCAGTTTCCTGAGCCCGGAAGACTTCAATTTATATATGCCGATTTAGGAGATGCAAGGACT GTTAATCAAATATTTGCAAAAAATGCATTTGATGCGGTTATGCACTTTGCTGCTGTTGCTTATGTGGGCGAGAGTACCCTAGATCCTCTAAG GTACTATCACAatattacttcaaatacattagtTCTCTTAGAGGCGATGGCAGCGCATGGTGTTAAGACCCTCATTTACTCCAGCACATGTGCAACTTATGGAGAGCCTAAGAAAATGCCTATTACAGAATTAACTCCTCAG GTACCTATTAACCCATATGGGAAGGCAAAGAAAATGGCAGAGGAAATTATTTTGGATTTCTCCAAGAGATCAAGCATGGCTGTCATGATTTTAAG ATATTTCAATGTTATTGGATCTGATCCTGAGGGAAGGTTAGGAGAGTCTCCCAGACCTGAACTGCGTGAGCACGGGCGTATATCTGGTGCATGCTTTGATGCAGCTCTGGGAATTATTCCAGGTCTGAAG GTCAAGGGAAACGACTATATAACCCCTGATGGAACGTGCGTAAGGGACTATATTGATGTTACCGATTTGGTTGATGCCCATGTAAAAGCTCTTAACAAGGCAGAACCAGACAAGGTTGGCATATACAATGTCGGCACAGGAAAAG GAAGATCTGTGAAGGAGTTTGTTGAAGCATGCAAGAAAGCCACTGGGGTTGACATCAAAGTCGAGTACTACGGCCGCCGACCAGGCGACTACGCTGAAGTTTACAGCGACCCCTCCAAAATCAATAGTGAATTGAATTGGACAGCACAACACACGCATCTTTTAGAGAGTCTCAAAATTGCATGGAGATGGCAGAAATTACATCGAAATGGATATGCTCCACCGAAAGCTGTGACCTACTGA
- the LOC103982225 gene encoding protein PAT1 homolog 1, which produces MTGGFEGEGGAAAGNPNRPPDDPRELRDAFADNTVLDASQYAFFGMAVMDEVELGGLKDNDNDHDGFSGIKDEYHFSPPGDREDFFPSGIQDVYEAEGLGSLSDIDDLTSTFAKLNRVVNDPKGAGVIGDRGSFSRESSSTADWTLEGDYSNWIDQRILDAENIQEGKRWWSQPRPSYSQLSESKPLYRTSSYPQQQQQQQQQQQQQQQQQQQQQRQQQQYTQESILIPDPFFTSYSLSSGGSLPLTNLTRHLSIPSLAAGLQLPGPSLTPYSDSQQQLGGLTHGFHYGADISQIIPPGPAISSRSMNNLLNQSSLLSSDSLLPNLLQQQLSLPSNLRTSQILSQHQLQRMQQVQPSLPHFSHLQTKFNPHGSPPQLRNKFDLAFPMSDMRDHRSKASQRGKQNMRFSRQSSDTGNVRTDNKWPQIRSRYMSPEEIENILRMQNASSHTSDPYIDDYYHQACLAKKSSARLKHNFCPTGTKDPPSRSRGGNISHTHVQIDALGRVILSSIRRPRPLVEVDISSSLGDGIHEQKSSMKPLECEPMLAARITIEDAICLLLGVDDIDRLLQFNPPQDGGLQLRRRRQIFLEGLAASLNLVDPLAPSKAGHSVGLGPKDDIVFLRIVSLAKGRKLLSRYLRLLKSGSDLARVVCMAIFRHLRFLFGGLPSDSSAAETLANLVKAVSLCVCNMELSALSACLAAVVCSPEQPPLRSVGSSAGDGATILIISVLDQATNLLTDPHSANSCSISNRSLWQASFDAFFGLLTKYCWSKYDSILQMLLIQAPNDTVIGCDASRAISREMPIDLLRASLPHTNEHQREVLLDFAQTSMPITGFRAHGSSSGPATSESVPG; this is translated from the exons ATGACGGGGGGATTCGAGGGGGAAGGAGGGGCTGCCGCCGGGAACCCTAACCGCCCCCCTGACGATCCCAGGGAACTCCGCGATGCCTTCGCAG ATAATACCGTGCTTGATGCCTCACAATATGCATTCTTTGGCATGGCGGTCATGGACGAAGTTGAGTTAGGGGGTTTAAAAGACAATGACAATGATCATGATGGTTTTAGTGGGATTAAGGACGAGTATCATTTCTCTCCTCCTGGAGACAGAGAGGATTTTTTTCCTTCTGGAATACAAGACGTTTATGAG GCTGAAGGATTAGGTTCTCTGTCTGATATTGATGACCTCACGAGCACTTTTGCAAAG TTGAACAGAGTTGTAAATGACCCAAAAGGTGCAGGAGTTATTGGTGATAGAGGATCTTTTTCTAGAGAAA GTTCTTCAACTGCTGACTGGACACTGGAGGGAGACTACTCAAACTGGATTGATCAGCGAATATTAGATGCTGAAAACATTCAGGAAGGTAAAAGATGGTGGTCACAGCCGCGTCCCTCTTATAGTCAGCTTTCAGAATCCAAACCACTGTACAGAACATCTTCATaccctcagcagcagcagcagcaacaacagcagcagcagcagcaacaacagcagcagcagcagcagcagcgacagcAGCAGCAATATACCCAAGAATCAATTCTCATACCTGATCCATTTTTCACTTCCTACTCTCTATCCAGTGGAGGATCTCTGCCGTTGACAAACCTAACACGGCACTTGAGCATTCCTTCTCTTGCTGCTGGGCTCCAACTGCCTGGCCCAAGTCTCACCCCTTATTCTGATTCTCAGCAACAATTGGGAGGGTTAACTCATGGATTTCACTATGGTGCAGACATATCCCAGATTATTCCTCCTGGCCCTGCAATAAGTAGCCGGTCAATGAACAATTTACTGAACCAATCTAGCCTATTATCGAGTGACAGTTTGTTGCCTAACTTGCTACAGCAACAATTATCTCTACCAAGCAACTTGAGAACTTCACAAATATTATCGCAGCACCAACTACAGAGAATGCAACAGGTCCAGCCATCTCTTCCCCATTTCTCCCACTTGCAGACTAAATTCAACCCCCATGGTTCCCCTCCACAGTTAAGGAACAAGTTTGATCTGGCTTTTCCCATGTCTGATATGAGAGACCATAGATCCAAAGCATCACAAAGAGGAAAACAGAATATGAGATTTTCTCGCCAGTCATCTGATACTGGCAACGTGAGAACTGACAATAAATGGCCACAGATTAGATCAAGGTACATGTCACCTGAAGAGATAGAAAACATCTTGAGAATGCAGAACGCCTCAAGTCACACAAGTGATCCTTACATTGATGACTATTACCACCAGGCTTGTCTTGCAAAAAAATCATCTGCAAGGCTGAAGCACAATTTCTGCCCAACAGGTACAAAAGATCCGCCTTCTCGGTCACGTGGTGGTAATATATCACACACACATGTTCAGATTGATGCACTGGGTAGAGTTATACTCTCTTCGATTCGTAGACCTCGCCCTCTTGTTGAAGTTGATATATCATCCTCATTGGGTGATGGCATCCATGAACAGAAGTCTTCCATGAAGCCACTTGAGTGCGAGCCGATGTTGGCAGCTAGAATCACCATTGAAGATGCTATCTGCCTTCTTCTCGGTGTAGATGATATTGATCGGCTTTTGCAGTTCAACCCGCCACAAGATGGTGGATTGCAGCTGAGGAGGAGAAGACAGATTTTCTTGGAAGGGCTTGCGGCATCACTTAATCTTGTTGATCCACTTGCCCCCAGTAAGGCTGGTCATTCAGTTGGGCTTGGCCCAAAAGATGACATTGTTTTCCTTCGTATAGTCTCTCTTGCCAAGGGTCGCAAGCTCCTATCGCGCTATCTTCGACTTCTCAAATCTGGAAGTGATCTTGCACGAGTGGTCTGCATGGCTATTTTCCGACACCTGAGGTTTCTGTTTGGTGGTTTACCTTCTGATTCCAGTGCGGCAGAAACGTTAGCCAATCTCGTGAAAGCTGTTTCTCTATGTGTGTGCAATATGGAATTAAGTGCCCTCAGTGCTTGCCTTGCTGCTGTGGTCTGTTCACCTGAACAACCACCCCTTCGTTCAGTTGGAAGTTCAGCTGGTGATGGAGCCACCATCCTCATAATATCCGTTCTTGACCAGGCAACCAATCTTCTGACAGACCCCCATTCTGCAAACAGTTGCAGCATCTCTAACCGAAGTCTGTGGCAGGCATCCTTTGATGCTTTCTTTGGGCTCCTTACTAAATATTGCTGGAGTAAATATGACAGTATTCTGCAAATGTTACTTATTCAGGCACCAAACGATACAGTTATTGGATGTGATGCATCCAGAGCTATAAGCAGGGAGATGCCTATTGATCTGTTACGAGCGAGCCTTCCTCATACAAATGAGCACCAGCGTGAGGTGTTACTTGATTTTGCTCAGACGTCGATGCCTATTACTGGTTTTCGCGCACATGGTAGTAGCAGTGGTCCTGCAACTTCTGAATCAGTTCCTGGTTGA
- the LOC135611301 gene encoding protein G1-like1, which produces MAAAGSGDGRPSRYESQKRRDWNTFLQYLKDHRPPLVLSRCSGAHVLEFLRHLDQFGKTKVHATGCPFFGLPSPPAPCPCPLRQAWGSLDALVGRLRAAFEENGGHPEANPFGARAVRLYLREVRDSQAKARGIAYEKRKKKRKRSPLQPPVAVAEAPRCDLNSLDYDNMDVIQYLVTGTNMETMTGEADTGVVMAIMGTLDAAFMPLPVFH; this is translated from the coding sequence ATGGCGGCAGCGGGCAGCGGCGACGGGCGGCCGAGTCGGTACGAGTCGCAGAAGCGGCGGGACTGGAACACCTTCTTGCAGTACCTCAAGGACCACCGGCCGCCGCTGGTGCTGTCGCGGTGCAGCGGCGCGCACGTGCTGGAGTTCCTGCGCCACCTCGACCAGTTCGGGAAGACCAAGGTCCACGCCACCGGCTGCCCCTTCTTCGGCCTGCCCAGCCCGCCGGCGCCATGTCCCTGCCCGCTCCGCCAGGCGTGGGGCAGCCTCGACGCCCTCGTCGGCCGCCTCCGGGCCGCCTTCGAGGAGAACGGAGGCCACCCGGAGGCTAACCCCTTCGGCGCCCGGGCCGTTCGGCTGTACCTGAGGGAGGTCAGGGACTCGCAGGCCAAGGCGAGAGGCATCGCCtacgagaagaggaagaagaagcggaAGCGGTCGCCGCTTCAGCCCCCTGTCGCGGTGGCGGAGGCGCCGCGCTGCGATCTAAACTCACTGGATTACGACAACATGGACGTCATCCAGTATCTCGTAACCGGCACTAACATGGAGACGATGACCGGTGAAGCCGATACCGGGGTCGTCATGGCAATCATGGGAACACTCGACGCCGCTTTCATGCCATTGCCAGTGTTTCATTAG